Genomic DNA from Brassica rapa cultivar Chiifu-401-42 chromosome A04, CAAS_Brap_v3.01, whole genome shotgun sequence:
ACTCATCAAGAtttgagtttaaaaaaaaaagtaatactaactttctttttttcttcttcaacgAACTTAAAGCTCTTTAGGAAAGTGTGTGAAtctttcaaatgtttttttgagtttgtttttggttttctagattttgattctaaCAGTGCAGGGAAAGCGTAGAGAAATCAAAGGTGGTCAATGGATGTGTGGATATGGGTTATGTGGATTGGGGTTTATGATTTGGGAAAGTGTAGATAAGAAAGCATAGATAGGGGAGTGCGTACATGTTGTataatttagaataaaaattgaaaaattgtaACATTATATGGAGACACAGAGAGATGTGGACAATGATGGTGTGGTCAGTGACGACATAGACATGGAAATTGCGTATCCACGACTAAGTATCCACCAAATCCTCAAAATATAACCCAACTACAGTTCATGTATCCAACAATACGTATCCACACATTTGTGTCCTTACCCAACATTGCATCCACAACCAAAACCCCCCACATGTGCTTGTGTGTCCACAGATACGTAGCCACGCCCTAATAATCTCAGAAACAACAAACAATGGATATCAGATGGAGGAGACAGCGAGACTCGTGTTTGGTCTTGGATGTTAGATAGAAGAGCCAGAAAGATAAGGTTTTGGTGTTAGGAAGATCCAGCAAGAAGATGACTGTGTAGGAAGAACACGCCGACCTCTAATGAACACAACGGTCTCGGAAAAGCAAACTGTCTCTGAAAGTGATGGAGAAGACGATGGTGCTCTAGTTCAAATGTAATTGTCAAAGATGATAGATGAATCTGAAAGTTGTGTTTGGAATTAGGTTAAGAGAAAGGGGATCTGAGAATTTTAAGTTATGgatgcaaaataaaaaaaatgtttctataatttattatttagtcAAACACTTGATATCTAGTTCAAGGGCAAATTAGACAAAATGACTTGGGAAAGTGTCTTCCAAACTCAAAGTGTCTTAATAGGTAATTGAAAACTCAAAATGTGTCTTTGGTAAATTTCTCTTGTCATAATCGCATGTCGCTGCAACATGCAAACGAATATAGCTTACATCCCTTATTCAGCCCAACTGTTTTAGAGTAGTAACACACAACAACCACAAAACAAACTAACCCCTCCTACCTATCACATAACTTCCCAGTTCCCACTATAATACAAAAAATACACCCAAGCTAAACAAATAAAACCAATAGTCAACCTTTTatcaaaaattagtttcacCAAAATTACACCCAAATGTAGCATGGGAAAAACTCTAATATTAACATAAGGAGTGACTGATCAAGTACAACGATAATTTGAAATTCAATGCATGATCGCATATATACTTGTTTTTTACAATCCATTTTGAAGTTCAGAAATAAAAACATCCATCACCCATTTTTCTCTAACACATACCAACCTCCACATCTTACAGTCCATTTTGAAACTCAGTAACAAAAACATCCATCTCACATTTCTTCAAACACATGCCAATCTCCACACCACCGGCTTCATCCCTGCTCTCCGACATAGAGTAGAGAAGGTTTCCGCTGTTGGATACATTCTCAGTGTGAACGGGTCGTCCCCACCCAAAATCCGTCTCATATATCCCAAACCTGTTAGACCCACCAACGGACAGCTTCTTTATACCTGGTTCAATCTTTTTCAACCCTTCCTCATACAACTCCCATATCGACTCAGCCCCTCTCAAACTCAAATCTCTGACCGCATCATTGACAATCTCCACACCGTTCACAAACCCCTCTTCTCCCAAAAACGTCTTGGCTTTGTACCCTAAGAAGTTGACAGGCAACACGCAGTTCCCAAAGTAGCTCGCAGGAACCGGCGGGTCTAACCGGTCTCTAAAATCAGCAACAAACGTGAAAGGAACCGGTTGGTCTGCGTTGACTCCACGCGCTTTCACGACGCATGTCAGTACGTAAGCGTACGTGACTACGAAAGTTGACAGCTGAAGATCAGACCGAGTCGACTCGCTTTTGGCTCGCTCCCTGAGTTTCTTCACGTTCTCATGAGTCAGCTCGAACGCGAACCTGACCACGTCTTCTTCGATCTCTTTCACGGGAGGAAGCTTTAGTGTTCTTACGTCTACAGAGAGATTCGGCAGTTCGGATGGAAGATTTATAACCGTACGATCTAGAACCATAGGTAGGTCAAGATCTTGCGGTATTGCTCCGTACTTACAGATGTGAGCCCATGATTTGAGAAATTTCACGAGAGTCTTGCCGTCCACGGCAGCGTGGTGGATTGTGGTTCCGATGCAAAAGCCTTGGTTGGGGAACAAAGTGATTTGAAGAGTGAGAATAGGCGCTGAGTCAGAGGAAACCGGTAACTCGGGGACTAGAGGGCGTAGCTCAGTCTGGTAACGGAGCCCTTTGCCGGAAAGATGAGTGAAGTCAGCGTCTGTCTCAGCCACCGTGAGAGAGACGGCATCTTGCGGTGAGATGATGATGTGGGGCTTGGGATCTTCTTGGTTCCACTTGAGGTGGCCGGAGAGAGGGAGAAAGTGTGAAAGGACGAGGGAGAGGGAGTGCTCGAGCTTGGGGAGGATGAGTGAGTAGAAGGAGTCGCGAGATGACTCGGTGAGTTTGTAGAAGCTGACTCGGTTCGTGGGAATGTCTTTTAGCCACACTAAGTCGAAGAAACTGAGTGGGAggatcactacaagaaaacagcggtattctgacggacgttccgacggaaaatgaattcctcggaatataccgaggaatttccgaggcaattccgaggaaacacaaaatttggcttcctcggaatttcctcggaatataccgacggaattccgaggaaaattcagtttgtcggaatattccgacggaataccgaggaaaattcagttcgtcggaatattccgacggaataccgaggaaaatagtattcctaggaaaaaccgatgaattccgaggaaatattatagacgttagagagccgttggggggattttaaaaattccgaggaaattccgagggcagaaaggttttcctcggaatttcctcggaatagatcttgtcgatttagggatttgattatacattccttttcctcggaatttcctcggaattttccgaggaaattccgacgacgatagagttttcctcggaattccctcggaaaattccgaggaaattccgaggaacttggggttttaaaccgaaaacaacgttttacggattgaataacacgtatataactttcattaagtgtcttaaccagattatgaagtcaaactttggtgttttacccaataacaaacacttttacgattgcatgaacgaaaaccacacaacataagagaaacacttatacactttaacaaacggtaaagagaatacttacaattatttttgaaattttgttatttcatggtttatgatcatctatacaaagaatcctcaatggtatgcattataattgtataagaaatgaaatacggcgaaaataatcgatgttttgaaaccccaaaccctggttcctcggaatttcctcggtaaattccgaggaaattccgaggaaacctggttcctcggaatattttcatttaaccgggtaaaccaagccgccaaatatttcgcgaaaattgaattaatgatttccgaggaaattccgacggatatagtaaatatttccgaggaaattccgacggataatttccgtcggacccctcattttattaggtcgagcccgaccttcttccccatttctctctgccgcaatctctctttctcctgcgatttcgtcgactcctctcttctcccttgcgatttgcggcgctttctctcttctccctcgcgatttccaccctaatcctcatgtatgaaccctatcccactcttttaggttagatttgtatggtttttaagtagatttgatgattttggaatgagatttatagattttgttagggtgaatggtagatttatagattttgttagggtgaatggtagatttgatttgtatcacttgatttgaatttttttttttagtttttattaattttgtggttataaaaatcgaatttgtaattatatatatatattgaaaacgttttttgtatataaaatctattttttgcattttaaattcatttatatatttattaaacatttttaaaatctataaaacttttttaagattaaaaatcatatatataatatttaaaatcatttttttgtggttataaaacgttttatgtattttatataaaaaatataaatttctatatttattaaacatttttaatattatgaaaactattttttgtaattatttaacattttaaatatttttaaaactattttttgtaattattaactgtttttgtgatttatttaaactatttttttaatttttatactattttatatttattaaaactaattttgtatttataaaacatttttttattataaacactattttattattttttgtatttataaaaactattttgtatttataaaaagatgatttcatatttataaaaatatttatatttattaaaactaattttgtatt
This window encodes:
- the LOC103864669 gene encoding BAHD acyltransferase At3g29680-like isoform X2; its protein translation is MAYNVIKISRISPAKDLVDSLILPLSFFDLVWLKDIPTNRVSFYKLTESSRDSFYSLILPKLEHSLSLVLSHFLPLSGHLKWNQEDPKPHIIISPQDAVSLTVAETDADFTHLSGKGLRYQTELRPLVPELPVSSDSAPILTLQITLFPNQGFCIGTTIHHAAVDGKTLVKFLKSWAHICKYGAIPQDLDLPMVLDRTVINLPSELPNLSVDVRTLKLPPVKEIEEDVVRFAFELTHENVKKLRERAKSESTRSDLQLSTFVVTYAYVLTCVVKARGVNADQPVPFTFVADFRDRLDPPVPASYFGNCVLPVNFLGYKAKTFLGEEGFVNGVEIVNDAVRDLSLRGAESIWELYEEGLKKIEPGIKKLSVGGSNRFGIYETDFGWGRPVHTENVSNSGNLLYSMSESRDEAGGVEIGMCLKKCEMDVFVTEFQNGL
- the LOC103864669 gene encoding BAHD acyltransferase At3g29680-like isoform X1, with the translated sequence MAYNVIKISRISPAKDLVDSLILPLSFFDLVWLKDIPTNRVSFYKLTESSRDSFYSLILPKLEHSLSLVLSHFLPLSGHLKWNQEDPKPHIIISPQDAVSLTVAETDADFTHLSGKGLRYQTELRPLVPELPVSSDSAPILTLQITLFPNQGFCIGTTIHHAAVDGKTLVKFLKSWAHICKYGAIPQDLDLPMVLDRTVINLPSELPNLSVDVRTLKLPPVKEIEEDVVRFAFELTHENVKKLRERAKSESTRSDLQLSTFVVTYAYVLTCVVKARGVNADQPVPFTFVADFRDRLDPPVPASYFGNCVLPVNFLGYKAKTFLGEEGFVNGVEIVNDAVRDLSLRGAESIWELYEEGLKKIEPGIKKLSVGGSNRFGIYETDFGWGRPVHTENVSNSGNLLYSMSESRDEAGGVEIGMCLKKCEMDVFVTEFQNGL